Proteins co-encoded in one Burkholderia sp. WP9 genomic window:
- a CDS encoding tetratricopeptide repeat protein yields the protein MASSQTGFESLVLQAWHGKLDMTGLLEQTNRFEADRQFELAAVLYQTWLARNSTPVNHFVYFNLGVALFNAGDAEGAKAVYRRAIELAPNFVNPHFSLAVIHECTNQIDEAIAEWTWVAEHASPDIADQRALRVSALNNLGRVHENARRYDEAHAALTKSLRLAPMQPDVLHHWVFLRAKQCEWPVYATIDGVDPQATRDATSALAMISLSDDPAMQLAAARNYVKAKIDLDVPALTNRSAYGHDKIRIGYLSSDFCLHPVSMLTVELFELHDRERFEVYGYCWSRDDGSALRQRVIGAMDHFERIDHLSDEAAARLLREHEIDILVDLQGQTLGARPQLLAYRPAPVQITYLGLPATTGLPFIDYVIADEFLIPRDSAQYYAEKPLYMPDVYQVSDRKRISGPAPSRESCGLPRDGFVFSSFNNNYKYTPEVFAVWMNILKRVPGSVLWLLADNPWAQANLRREATRLGVDEARLVFAPRVSPENYLARYATADLFLDTYPFNAGTTANDALWMGLPVLTCTGRTFASRMAGALLTGAGMQELITRDLGGYEEKAVVLANDPAYCRKLREQLGRVRESGVLFDTPRFTRHLEDHFVRLVGELG from the coding sequence ATGGCGTCCTCCCAAACGGGTTTTGAATCTCTAGTTCTGCAGGCCTGGCACGGCAAGCTCGATATGACCGGGCTGCTCGAACAGACCAATCGCTTCGAGGCGGACCGCCAGTTCGAGCTCGCGGCCGTGCTTTATCAGACCTGGCTGGCGCGCAACAGCACGCCCGTCAATCATTTCGTTTATTTCAATCTCGGCGTAGCGCTATTCAACGCCGGGGATGCCGAGGGGGCGAAGGCCGTGTACAGGCGGGCGATTGAGCTCGCGCCGAACTTCGTCAATCCGCATTTCAGCCTCGCCGTCATTCACGAGTGCACGAACCAGATCGACGAGGCGATTGCCGAGTGGACCTGGGTTGCGGAGCATGCGTCGCCCGACATTGCGGACCAGCGGGCGCTGCGCGTGTCCGCGCTGAACAATCTTGGCCGCGTGCACGAGAACGCACGGCGCTACGACGAAGCGCACGCTGCGCTCACGAAGAGCCTGCGCCTCGCGCCGATGCAACCCGACGTGCTGCATCATTGGGTGTTCCTGCGCGCCAAACAGTGCGAATGGCCGGTCTACGCGACCATCGACGGCGTCGATCCTCAGGCGACGCGCGACGCGACCTCCGCGCTGGCGATGATCAGCCTTTCCGACGATCCCGCCATGCAGCTCGCGGCCGCCCGGAACTACGTCAAGGCGAAGATCGATCTCGATGTTCCCGCGCTCACGAACCGCTCGGCGTATGGGCACGACAAGATCCGCATCGGCTATCTATCGTCGGACTTCTGTCTGCATCCGGTTTCCATGCTGACGGTCGAGCTCTTCGAGCTGCACGACCGCGAGCGCTTCGAGGTTTACGGCTACTGCTGGTCGCGCGACGACGGCTCGGCCCTGCGCCAGCGTGTGATCGGCGCGATGGACCACTTCGAGCGCATCGACCACCTCAGCGACGAGGCAGCGGCAAGGCTGCTGCGTGAGCACGAGATCGACATTCTCGTGGACCTGCAAGGCCAGACTCTCGGTGCGCGGCCCCAGCTGCTCGCGTATCGCCCTGCGCCGGTGCAGATCACCTATCTCGGTTTGCCCGCCACGACGGGGCTGCCGTTCATCGACTACGTGATTGCTGATGAATTCCTGATTCCGCGGGACTCGGCGCAGTACTACGCGGAAAAGCCGCTGTATATGCCCGACGTTTATCAGGTCAGCGACCGCAAACGTATCAGCGGCCCAGCTCCGTCGCGTGAGAGCTGCGGTTTGCCACGCGACGGCTTCGTGTTTTCCTCGTTCAACAACAATTACAAGTACACACCCGAAGTGTTCGCGGTGTGGATGAACATCCTCAAGCGGGTGCCGGGCAGCGTGCTGTGGCTCCTCGCGGACAATCCGTGGGCACAGGCGAACCTGCGCCGCGAAGCGACGCGGCTCGGCGTGGACGAGGCGCGCCTCGTCTTCGCACCGCGTGTGTCGCCGGAGAACTATCTCGCGCGTTATGCCACGGCGGATCTCTTCCTCGACACGTACCCGTTCAACGCGGGCACGACCGCGAACGACGCGCTGTGGATGGGGCTGCCCGTGCTCACATGCACGGGCCGCACCTTCGCCTCGCGCATGGCCGGCGCGCTACTGACCGGTGCGGGCATGCAGGAGCTGATTACTCGCGACCTGGGCGGGTACGAAGAGAAGGCGGTCGTGCTTGCGAATGACCCGGCGTACTGCCGCAAGCTGCGCGAGCAGCTTGGGCGGGTGCGGGAAAGCGGGGTGTTGTTCGATACGCCGCGCTTCACTCGCCATCTCGAAGATCATTTCGTCCGGCTCGTCGGCGAACTGGGCTGA
- a CDS encoding heme utilization protein, whose product MTSIVAGMITAQIAALTTTQARALTSADLSALSTDQVEALTTDAIGALTTSAVVSLSSAGIAALTSEQIGALSVTDIAALKTAQITALTTGQLSNLSTNQIRALTTAQIGALTTDQVQNGLTTDQVHALTAGQAGALTTGDISALTTGQLDALSTADIAGLKPTQVAALTTGQLVALTTDQAHALTTAQAAALTTDQVSKLTTDQLNALTTAAVAALKPTQVAALTTGQLNALTTTQTHALTSTQVAALTSDQVKSGLTTDQAHALTAAQASALTTTDVAVLGTDQLNALTTAAVAALKPTQVAALTTGQLNALTTTQTHALTSTQVAALTSDQVKSGLTTDQAHALTAAQASALTTTDVAVLGTDQLNALTTAAVAALKPTQVAALTTGQLNALSTTQTQAFTSAQVAALTSDQIKSGLTTDQVHAFTAAQAGALTTADVTALSTDQLDALTTAAVAGLKTQQVAALTTGQLVALTTDQAHALTTTQAAALTTDQVSKLTTDQLNALTTAAVAALKPTQVAALTTGQLNALTTTQTHALTSTQVAALTSDQIKSGLTTDQVHAFTAAQAGALTTADVAALSTDQLDALTTTAVAGLKPTQVAALTTGQLVALTTDQAHALTTTQATALTTDQVSKLTTDQLNALTTAAVAALKTAQITALTTGQLSNLSTNQIRALTTAQIGALTTDQVQNGLTTDQVHALTAGQAGALTTGDISALTTGQLDALSTADIAGLKPTQVAALTTGQLVALTTDQAHALTTAQAAALTTDQVSKLTTDQLNALTTAAVAALKPTQVAALTTGQLNALTTTQTHALTSTQVAALTSDQVKSGLTTDQAHALTAAQASALTTTDVAVLGTDQLNALTTAAVAALKPTQVAALTTGQLNALTTTQTHALTSTQVAALTSDQVKSGLTTDQAHALTAAQASALTTTDVAVLGTDQLNALTTTAVAGLKTQQVAALTTGQLVALTTDQAHALTTTQTAALTTDQVSKLTTDQLNALTAAAVAALKTAQITALTTGQLSNLSTSQIRALTTAQIGALTTDQVDNGLTTDQVKTLSSTQVAALTTADVAGLSTDQSSAIAASSIGGLTTAQVAHMTTSQLLNLTTAQAAVLTYTQVAAFTTDQVQNGFTTTQIKAFSVSQAGALSTAAVAALTTDQASALSTADVAALKTSQITALTTDQVSSMTTDQVHALTSAQVSALTTDQVASLTTDQVNSLTSGAFGALKSTQIQALTTDQLSHLSATQAGTLTTAQIAALTTDQVKNGLTTDQVHALTTAQAAALTTADVAALTTDQASALATGDISAMKGSQISALTTAQLRNMTTSQAAALTYAQVAALTTDQVKNGLTTDQVHALSTGQVAAMTTTEVVAMTTAQVVALTTQSIAAMKTQQIASLTTDQIKALTTDQVAAMTTAQVHSLQPAQVIAMSTDQTSQLAL is encoded by the coding sequence ATGACTTCGATCGTAGCGGGGATGATTACGGCGCAGATCGCTGCCTTGACGACCACACAAGCTCGGGCGTTGACGTCGGCGGACCTTAGCGCGCTGAGTACGGATCAAGTCGAGGCGCTGACGACGGACGCGATTGGGGCGCTCACTACCTCGGCTGTGGTTTCCCTTAGCAGCGCAGGCATCGCCGCCCTGACTTCCGAGCAAATCGGCGCACTCAGCGTCACGGACATTGCGGCGCTCAAGACGGCACAGATCACCGCGCTGACGACGGGCCAGCTGAGCAACCTTTCGACCAACCAGATCCGTGCGCTGACCACGGCGCAGATCGGCGCGCTCACGACCGATCAGGTCCAGAACGGCCTCACGACCGATCAGGTCCACGCGCTCACGGCCGGGCAGGCCGGTGCGCTGACGACCGGTGACATCTCGGCGCTGACAACCGGCCAGCTGGATGCGCTCTCCACGGCTGACATTGCGGGTCTCAAGCCGACGCAGGTTGCCGCGCTGACGACGGGCCAACTGGTCGCGCTGACGACCGACCAGGCTCATGCGCTCACGACGGCCCAGGCTGCCGCGCTGACGACCGATCAGGTGAGCAAACTCACGACGGACCAGCTCAACGCGCTGACGACGGCAGCGGTCGCGGCGCTCAAGCCGACGCAGGTTGCCGCGCTGACGACGGGCCAGCTGAACGCGCTGACGACTACGCAGACGCACGCGCTCACGTCCACCCAGGTGGCGGCGCTGACGAGTGACCAGGTCAAGAGCGGCCTGACGACCGACCAGGCCCATGCGCTGACGGCGGCGCAGGCCAGTGCGCTCACGACGACCGACGTTGCGGTGCTGGGTACCGACCAGCTCAACGCGCTGACGACGGCAGCGGTTGCGGCGCTCAAGCCGACGCAGGTTGCCGCGCTGACGACGGGCCAGCTGAACGCGCTGACGACTACGCAGACGCACGCGCTCACGTCCACCCAGGTGGCGGCGCTGACGAGTGACCAGGTCAAGAGCGGCCTGACGACCGACCAGGCCCATGCGCTGACGGCGGCGCAGGCCAGCGCGCTCACGACGACCGACGTTGCGGTGCTGGGTACCGACCAGCTCAACGCGCTCACGACGGCAGCGGTTGCGGCGCTCAAGCCGACGCAGGTTGCCGCGCTGACGACGGGCCAGCTGAACGCGCTGTCGACGACGCAGACGCAGGCTTTCACGTCCGCCCAGGTGGCGGCGCTGACGAGTGACCAGATCAAGAGCGGCCTGACGACCGACCAGGTGCACGCATTCACAGCGGCGCAGGCCGGCGCGCTCACGACGGCTGACGTTACCGCGCTGTCGACCGACCAGCTCGACGCGCTCACGACGGCGGCGGTTGCGGGTCTCAAGACGCAGCAGGTCGCCGCGCTGACGACGGGCCAGCTGGTCGCGCTGACGACCGACCAGGCTCATGCGCTCACGACGACCCAGGCCGCCGCGCTGACGACCGATCAGGTGAGCAAACTCACGACGGACCAGCTCAACGCGCTCACGACGGCAGCGGTTGCGGCGCTCAAGCCGACGCAGGTTGCCGCGCTGACGACGGGCCAGCTGAACGCGCTGACGACGACGCAGACGCACGCGCTCACGTCCACCCAGGTGGCGGCGCTGACGAGTGACCAGATCAAGAGCGGCCTGACGACCGACCAGGTGCACGCATTCACGGCGGCGCAGGCCGGCGCGCTCACGACGGCTGACGTTGCCGCGCTGTCGACCGACCAGCTCGACGCGCTCACGACGACGGCGGTTGCGGGTCTCAAGCCGACGCAGGTTGCCGCGCTGACGACGGGCCAACTGGTCGCGCTGACGACCGACCAGGCTCATGCGCTCACGACGACCCAGGCCACCGCGCTGACGACCGATCAGGTGAGCAAACTCACGACGGACCAGCTCAACGCGCTGACGACGGCAGCGGTCGCGGCGCTCAAGACGGCACAGATCACCGCGCTGACCACGGGCCAGCTGAGCAACCTTTCGACCAACCAGATCCGTGCGCTGACCACGGCGCAGATCGGCGCGCTCACGACCGATCAGGTCCAGAACGGCCTCACGACCGATCAGGTCCACGCGCTCACGGCCGGGCAGGCCGGTGCGCTGACGACCGGTGACATCTCGGCGCTGACAACCGGCCAGCTGGATGCGCTCTCCACGGCTGACATTGCGGGTCTCAAGCCGACGCAGGTTGCCGCGCTGACGACGGGCCAACTGGTCGCGCTGACGACCGACCAGGCTCATGCGCTCACGACGGCCCAGGCTGCCGCGCTGACGACCGATCAGGTGAGCAAACTCACGACGGACCAGCTCAACGCGCTGACGACGGCAGCGGTCGCGGCGCTCAAGCCGACGCAGGTTGCCGCGCTGACGACGGGCCAGCTGAACGCGCTGACGACTACGCAGACGCACGCGCTCACGTCCACCCAGGTGGCGGCGCTGACGAGTGACCAGGTCAAGAGCGGCCTGACGACCGACCAGGCCCATGCGCTGACGGCGGCGCAGGCCAGTGCGCTCACGACGACCGACGTTGCGGTGCTGGGTACCGACCAGCTCAACGCGCTGACGACGGCAGCGGTTGCGGCGCTCAAGCCGACGCAGGTTGCCGCGCTGACGACGGGCCAGCTGAACGCGCTGACGACGACGCAGACGCACGCGCTCACGTCCACCCAGGTGGCGGCGCTGACGAGTGACCAGGTCAAGAGCGGCCTGACGACCGACCAGGCCCATGCGCTGACGGCGGCGCAGGCCAGCGCGCTCACGACGACCGACGTTGCGGTGCTGGGTACCGACCAGCTCAACGCGCTCACGACGACGGCGGTTGCGGGCCTCAAGACGCAGCAGGTTGCCGCGCTGACGACGGGCCAGCTGGTCGCGCTGACGACCGACCAGGCTCATGCGCTCACGACGACCCAGACCGCCGCGCTGACGACCGATCAGGTGAGCAAACTTACGACGGACCAGCTCAACGCGCTAACGGCGGCAGCGGTCGCGGCGCTCAAGACGGCACAGATCACCGCGCTGACCACGGGCCAGCTGAGCAACCTTTCGACCAGCCAGATCCGTGCGCTGACCACGGCGCAGATCGGCGCGCTCACGACCGATCAGGTCGATAACGGTCTGACGACCGACCAGGTCAAGACGCTGAGTTCGACACAAGTCGCGGCACTCACGACCGCGGACGTGGCCGGCCTCTCGACGGACCAGTCGAGCGCAATCGCCGCGTCGTCCATCGGCGGGTTGACGACGGCACAGGTCGCGCACATGACGACCAGCCAGTTGCTCAATCTGACGACGGCGCAGGCAGCTGTGCTGACCTACACGCAAGTGGCGGCGTTCACGACCGATCAGGTCCAAAATGGCTTCACGACTACGCAGATCAAAGCGTTCAGCGTGAGCCAGGCGGGTGCGCTGTCGACGGCCGCCGTCGCGGCGCTCACAACCGATCAGGCCTCGGCTCTGAGCACGGCCGACGTGGCGGCGCTCAAGACCAGCCAGATCACGGCGCTGACGACTGATCAGGTCAGCAGCATGACCACCGATCAGGTCCACGCGCTGACGTCGGCACAGGTTTCGGCGCTGACGACCGATCAGGTCGCGTCGCTCACGACCGACCAGGTCAACTCGCTGACGTCGGGCGCCTTCGGGGCTCTCAAGTCCACTCAGATCCAGGCGCTGACGACCGATCAGCTGAGCCATCTCTCCGCCACCCAGGCGGGGACGCTGACCACGGCTCAAATTGCCGCGCTGACGACCGACCAGGTGAAGAACGGCCTGACGACCGACCAGGTCCATGCGCTCACGACGGCCCAGGCGGCGGCGCTGACCACAGCGGACGTGGCGGCGCTGACGACGGATCAGGCGAGCGCGCTTGCGACCGGCGACATCTCGGCGATGAAGGGCTCGCAGATCTCAGCGCTGACGACGGCCCAGCTGCGCAACATGACGACTTCGCAAGCGGCTGCGCTGACATACGCGCAAGTGGCGGCGCTGACGACCGACCAGGTGAAGAACGGCCTGACGACCGACCAGGTCCATGCGCTGAGCACGGGCCAGGTGGCCGCGATGACGACGACCGAGGTCGTTGCGATGACGACGGCCCAGGTTGTCGCGCTGACCACGCAGTCGATTGCCGCGATGAAGACCCAGCAAATCGCTTCGCTTACCACCGACCAGATCAAGGCGTTGACGACGGATCAGGTGGCGGCGATGACGACGGCCCAGGTGCATTCGCTGCAACCGGCCCAGGTCATTGCGATGTCGACGGACCAGACCAGCCAGCTGGCGCTGTAA
- the fliT gene encoding flagellar protein FliT encodes MTSRELAESLLALSQAIEHAAQQADWPEAARLSERRSPLLMSLTGDVDDETLKLVRRVQKIDEAVLALATRGKSELEGGHFKAMNCAAATREYHRVARY; translated from the coding sequence ATGACATCGCGCGAACTGGCCGAAAGTCTTCTTGCCTTATCCCAGGCGATCGAACATGCGGCCCAACAGGCAGACTGGCCTGAGGCCGCCCGGCTGAGCGAGCGGCGCTCGCCGTTGCTAATGTCGCTCACAGGCGACGTCGATGACGAGACCCTAAAGCTCGTGCGTCGCGTTCAGAAAATCGACGAAGCGGTGCTTGCGCTTGCGACCAGGGGCAAGTCTGAATTAGAGGGCGGACACTTCAAAGCGATGAACTGCGCCGCAGCCACTCGCGAGTATCACCGCGTCGCCAGATACTGA
- the fliD gene encoding flagellar filament capping protein FliD, which produces MSTVSTASAAAAATASNNAALQQAAQSVISGSTGNSSLDVSSLVTALVNSKTAGQLSALTAQTTADNTKISAIGTLKAAMSALQASLTNLANGTTLASYTATTSGSGLSATAGVGAVAGSYAISVQQIAQAQTISSGAFNATTVLGTGTLSVSLGSQSMSVNIDSTNNTLSGIAAAINSATNNPGVSATIVTGTDGAHLVMRSTSTGASNTISVSTSNVQSDAGLSSLGVKSSPSLTSGTFSASQELGAGTITVSIGGKPMSVAISSPNDKLSDIASAINKASDNPGVTANIVTTANGSQELVLSSSNGGSNAVSVSVSGAQAGDGLSSLGSMTASPVTSSGGVAWNQTQAAQDALFTVDGTPVSSSANTSTTAIAGVTLNLTAAALGTTSSSGVTTGNAQTLTIASDTTSEATAITNFVSLYNTLVTTMGALTSFDGTQAQGSQAGPLLGDSMANTIQNSLASIVSGGVKSGNRSLTLASIGITLNADGSMATDSNALNTALTSSPATVASLFNSTNGIAAQLNNSITNLTRTGGIMDTETTTINADLTSIASQQTTLTAYTAQLTSQYQAQFTALNTLMATMNNNSQYLTQLFGGTNSAGALANGKN; this is translated from the coding sequence ATGTCAACCGTCTCGACAGCATCAGCTGCTGCCGCCGCAACCGCGAGCAACAATGCCGCGCTTCAGCAAGCCGCACAGTCGGTCATCAGCGGTTCCACCGGCAATTCGTCACTCGATGTCTCTTCGTTGGTCACCGCGCTGGTCAACTCGAAGACGGCCGGCCAGCTGTCGGCATTGACTGCGCAGACAACCGCGGACAACACCAAGATCTCCGCGATCGGTACGCTCAAGGCGGCCATGTCGGCATTGCAGGCCAGCTTGACCAACCTCGCGAACGGCACCACGCTGGCGTCGTACACGGCGACGACAAGCGGCTCGGGCCTGAGCGCGACCGCCGGCGTGGGCGCTGTCGCGGGCAGCTATGCCATCTCGGTCCAGCAGATCGCGCAGGCACAAACAATTTCCTCGGGCGCCTTCAACGCGACCACCGTGCTCGGCACCGGGACACTGAGCGTCTCGCTCGGCAGCCAGTCGATGAGCGTCAACATCGACTCGACGAACAATACGTTGAGTGGCATTGCCGCGGCGATCAACTCCGCGACCAATAATCCGGGTGTTTCGGCCACCATCGTCACCGGCACGGACGGCGCGCACCTCGTGATGCGCTCGACATCCACGGGTGCATCGAACACCATCAGCGTGTCCACCAGCAACGTGCAAAGCGATGCCGGGCTGTCGAGTCTCGGTGTCAAGTCGTCGCCGTCGCTCACGTCAGGCACGTTCAGCGCGAGCCAGGAGCTAGGTGCCGGTACGATAACTGTGTCGATCGGCGGCAAGCCGATGAGCGTCGCCATCAGCTCACCGAATGACAAGCTAAGCGACATCGCATCGGCGATCAACAAGGCGAGCGATAATCCAGGCGTGACCGCGAATATTGTCACCACGGCGAACGGTTCACAGGAGCTTGTGCTGAGTTCGTCCAACGGCGGTTCGAACGCCGTTAGCGTGTCCGTGAGTGGCGCGCAGGCAGGGGACGGGCTGTCGAGTCTTGGGAGCATGACGGCCTCGCCAGTCACTTCGTCGGGTGGCGTCGCGTGGAACCAGACGCAGGCGGCGCAAGATGCGCTCTTCACCGTAGACGGTACGCCGGTCAGCAGTTCCGCCAACACGTCGACGACAGCAATCGCAGGCGTCACGCTGAACCTGACCGCCGCCGCGCTCGGCACCACATCGTCATCGGGTGTCACGACGGGCAACGCACAGACGCTGACCATTGCGTCCGACACGACCTCCGAGGCAACGGCGATCACCAACTTCGTCAGCCTGTACAACACGCTGGTCACGACGATGGGCGCGCTCACGTCGTTCGACGGCACGCAGGCGCAAGGGTCGCAGGCCGGCCCGCTGCTGGGCGACTCGATGGCCAACACGATCCAGAACTCGCTTGCTAGCATCGTGAGTGGCGGCGTCAAGAGCGGCAATAGGTCGCTCACGCTCGCCTCGATCGGCATCACGTTAAATGCAGATGGCTCGATGGCCACAGACAGCAACGCGCTCAACACTGCGCTGACAAGCTCGCCGGCGACCGTTGCCTCGCTGTTCAACTCGACGAACGGTATTGCCGCCCAGTTGAACAATAGCATCACGAACCTCACGCGGACTGGCGGTATCATGGATACCGAAACGACTACCATCAACGCCGACCTCACGAGCATCGCCTCGCAGCAAACCACTCTCACGGCCTACACCGCTCAGCTGACGAGCCAGTATCAGGCGCAGTTCACGGCGCTCAACACGTTGATGGCGACGATGAACAATAACTCGCAGTACCTGACGCAGCTGTTCGGCGGCACGAACAGCGCGGGTGCACTGGCCAACGGTAAGAACTGA
- a CDS encoding flagellin — MLGINSNINSLVAQQNLSGSQSALSQAITRLSSGKRINSAADDAAGLAISTGMQTQINGLNQGVSNANDGVSMIQTANSGLAQITSSLQRIRTLAVQASSGGLTNDNRAALQQEVSQQIAEVNRIASQTQYNGKNILDGSAGSVSFQVGANVGQTVGLNLGQNLSAASIGNGAVQAGATLGTLSVSVDSNGAQWTAASTGNEITQVNIQADGKGGYTFTDQNNQSVGAPAVTAMFDLTTTPPSTLAGGTLDPAKVMASIGTNNNTTLAAGTTLGTIGGLDIDSTGTDNSGTATIPLPSSAITAITVKSDGNGGFQFSDQNGTALSSTVANAVFKVTAPAAAGSPSTLAFVATPGTVLNANFTGNTQAVSSIDVSTTNGATQAMESIDNALTTMNNIQASLGAAQNRFTAIATTQQAQSTDLSQAQSNITDANFAQETANLSKAQVLQQAGISVLAQANSLPQQVLKLLQ, encoded by the coding sequence ATGCTCGGAATCAATAGCAATATCAACTCGCTGGTTGCCCAGCAGAACCTCAGTGGCTCGCAAAGCGCCCTCTCGCAAGCCATCACCCGCCTGTCGTCGGGCAAGCGCATCAACAGCGCGGCGGACGATGCAGCAGGCCTGGCCATCTCGACCGGCATGCAAACGCAGATCAACGGTCTGAACCAGGGCGTGTCGAACGCGAACGACGGCGTCTCGATGATCCAGACGGCCAACAGTGGCCTCGCACAGATCACATCGAGCCTGCAGCGTATCCGTACGCTGGCAGTGCAGGCGTCGAGCGGCGGTCTGACGAATGACAACCGGGCAGCGCTGCAACAGGAAGTGTCACAGCAGATTGCCGAAGTGAACCGGATCGCATCGCAAACGCAGTACAACGGCAAGAACATTCTGGACGGTTCGGCAGGCAGCGTGTCGTTCCAGGTCGGTGCGAATGTTGGCCAGACGGTCGGCCTGAATCTGGGACAAAATCTTTCGGCGGCTTCGATCGGCAACGGCGCGGTACAGGCCGGCGCAACGCTCGGCACGCTATCGGTGTCCGTCGATTCCAACGGCGCGCAATGGACGGCCGCCAGCACCGGCAATGAAATCACGCAGGTCAATATCCAGGCAGACGGCAAAGGCGGCTACACGTTCACCGACCAGAACAATCAGTCGGTCGGTGCTCCGGCCGTCACCGCCATGTTCGACCTCACCACTACGCCTCCCTCGACCCTGGCTGGCGGCACCCTTGATCCGGCCAAGGTCATGGCCTCGATCGGCACCAACAACAACACGACGTTGGCCGCCGGCACGACCCTTGGCACTATCGGTGGTCTCGACATTGACTCTACCGGTACCGACAACTCCGGTACTGCGACGATCCCGCTGCCGTCGAGCGCGATCACCGCGATCACGGTGAAGTCGGATGGCAACGGTGGCTTCCAGTTCTCTGATCAGAACGGCACTGCGCTTTCCAGCACTGTCGCTAACGCTGTCTTCAAAGTCACCGCGCCCGCTGCTGCCGGTAGTCCATCGACGCTGGCTTTTGTCGCCACGCCGGGTACGGTCCTGAACGCCAATTTCACTGGCAACACGCAAGCCGTCTCAAGCATCGACGTCAGCACGACGAACGGCGCGACCCAGGCGATGGAGTCGATCGACAACGCGCTGACGACCATGAACAACATCCAGGCAAGTCTGGGTGCAGCACAAAACCGATTCACGGCGATCGCCACGACCCAGCAGGCCCAGTCGACCGACCTGTCGCAAGCACAATCGAACATCACGGACGCCAACTTCGCGCAGGAAACGGCGAATCTGAGCAAGGCGCAAGTGTTGCAACAGGCTGGCATCTCGGTGCTGGCACAAGCTAACTCGCTGCCGCAGCAGGTTCTGAAGCTCCTACAATAA
- the iscB gene encoding RNA-guided endonuclease IscB: MAVFVLDRRGRPLMPCSEKRARLMLERRRARVHRVMPFVIRLTDRLLEESRLQPVRIKIEPGSKITGLALVREDGESTAVLNLFELIHRGRQISEGLSARSNFRRRRRSANLRYRAPHYANPARTSGWLPPSLRHRVDTTKSWVTRFIRWAPVSGLANELVRYDLAAAESDESAPDNEEHAEIAAHEIRAYLLDKWGRQCVYCDSDRQHLQIDPIDLRTAGEPARHISGLILACTSCIARRAGRDIGEFVTDRARLVRLRNWTNAPQRDRAAVDGTRSAIAQFLATTGLPVDLSSGGRTKWNRTRLALPKSPALDAVCVGAVTAVVGWRIPVIKIKCTGRGRYQRTLVNAYGFPRAYLMRNKRIHNVQTGDRVRATVPTGKKAGIHTGRVAVRSRGYFDVHKPDGPVTGIHHRYCVVLQRADGYSYSM; the protein is encoded by the coding sequence ATGGCAGTATTCGTACTGGATCGACGCGGTAGACCATTAATGCCGTGTTCGGAGAAACGGGCTCGGCTGATGCTCGAGCGTCGGCGCGCACGCGTTCATCGCGTGATGCCGTTTGTCATTCGCCTTACAGACCGACTCCTCGAGGAAAGTAGGTTGCAGCCGGTGCGCATTAAAATTGAACCGGGGAGCAAGATAACCGGACTCGCACTGGTGCGCGAGGATGGCGAGTCGACCGCCGTTCTTAACCTGTTTGAACTGATACATCGGGGGCGTCAGATCAGCGAGGGCCTGTCTGCCCGCAGCAACTTCCGCCGACGCAGGCGCAGCGCTAACCTGCGGTACCGGGCTCCGCACTATGCCAATCCCGCACGAACCAGTGGCTGGCTCCCTCCCAGCCTGAGACATCGGGTCGACACGACAAAATCCTGGGTGACGCGTTTTATCCGTTGGGCACCAGTAAGCGGACTTGCTAACGAACTGGTGCGTTACGACCTCGCGGCGGCAGAAAGTGACGAAAGCGCCCCCGACAATGAGGAGCATGCTGAAATCGCGGCCCACGAGATTCGCGCGTATCTCCTGGATAAGTGGGGACGTCAATGCGTCTATTGCGATTCCGACCGCCAGCATCTGCAGATTGACCCGATCGATCTTCGTACGGCAGGCGAGCCGGCGAGGCACATATCCGGTTTGATCCTGGCCTGTACTTCCTGCATCGCGCGGCGAGCTGGGCGTGACATTGGCGAGTTCGTCACCGATCGGGCGCGGCTCGTGCGGCTGCGAAACTGGACAAACGCGCCACAGAGAGATCGCGCGGCGGTCGACGGCACGCGTTCGGCCATCGCACAGTTCCTCGCAACGACTGGGCTCCCTGTCGATCTGTCCAGCGGCGGACGCACGAAATGGAACCGTACACGCCTTGCTCTTCCCAAGTCGCCGGCTCTGGATGCGGTATGTGTGGGCGCAGTCACGGCTGTCGTCGGCTGGCGCATTCCCGTCATCAAGATAAAGTGTACGGGCCGAGGCCGATACCAGCGAACACTTGTGAATGCATATGGCTTCCCCCGTGCCTATCTGATGCGCAACAAGCGCATCCATAACGTTCAGACCGGTGATCGCGTTCGTGCAACTGTCCCGACCGGCAAGAAAGCCGGCATCCATACGGGGCGAGTGGCGGTCCGCTCGCGTGGCTATTTTGACGTGCACAAGCCAGACGGACCGGTTACTGGGATCCACCATCGATACTGCGTCGTTCTGCAGCGGGCTGATGGATACAGTTATTCGATGTGA